From the genome of Vitis riparia cultivar Riparia Gloire de Montpellier isolate 1030 chromosome 2, EGFV_Vit.rip_1.0, whole genome shotgun sequence:
TGCAAACGTATCTAAACATATACTACACTCTGAGTACTATATTCCATTGAGTTCTATATTCTCTATTTGATTATTtagttcattattattttgttcattGTTTGAATCTATATTGTGATTTAATACAttaccttaaaataaaataacatatcaaTAATGCTACACTAATTGCCACAGCTATTAATACtattgtggacctcgcatttcggctcaatgcgtttcccactcgatggcgagctcgatttttattttaaaaatgattttatttattcaaaaatgacttggagtcgccacttatttttgttttatttttttaaagggtaaacaaaataagaaagaaaaaccctaagtgtgactccttattttgaaaaaggtggtctgtgaaaaaccggatcgggttcgggggtcaggttacttatcgggaaggtacggtaaagaccgtagcacccctctaagtccctaaagtcgggtctctactaatgaaatgaagcaatcatggcaatggatgagtaaatcaatggataccccgaataaatcatgcacatgtgagaatcagaAAATGCATAAACAACCAGAGTGGGAATGAGTGCGTACCTGAGCAGCGAGCcactatgcgctatcaagagagagggttagtgcacaataaagagcataaacataactcacatgtcactaaatcgAGTACGAAATCATCAAAGGCACGTATGGCACTTCAttcaaattcacttttattttgatgaaaatttatttgatgttgggccctaCCAAAGCctgtttattttgcatgaatcaattccataaattccatcacttggaattacggaatttaattcttacttattttaaaaacatttttaaaataaagaaaatgcaaaagtgGCTCGCcgaaaagaaaatggcaaccaaattttattgaaaatgggatgTTGGTATCTAAAAACCCTAaggatggaaaatttgatgacttgaaatcatttaaaaaatcagaaattggaaaatcatttcaaaacggggttggaaattattattttgaaatcaaaaggaaagAGTTTGAGGGGGTGGCACATGGCtcaaaaggtggccatgcacaTGGGCCTGAGGTGCAAATGATATTCCACCTTGAAGTTGGTGATTGCAGCTGCCATTTTCTCCTTTTTGAAATTCTGATGATCTTCCCTTCAAACAGAGAGTAGCCCATTTTCCATACCTTAACAGCCCCATTCTGGTGACCTGTTACGTACCAATTTGTGTCTAGCCAATCAGAAAATGTATAACTTGTAACTGATAGAATGGAATCGGAAGGAGGTTGGGACGTGTTGATCACTGCAAGGCTGTCACCATTAATGCTCCGAATGGAAAGGAGAACTCCAGCTGCTGTGACAATCTCCCCGGTCAAGTCATTTACCTATATGGTTGAAATCGATGCCAGGAACTGAGGAAGCTGCCTGACAAAAACCAAGGAGCTGAGATCCTATAAAATGACAGTACAGTCATCTGATGCGCTTACAATCAGCATGTAAGGCTGGCTGACGTGTAGACAAGCAGTGGGTTCCATTAGGAATTGTCTTGGCTGCTGATTGACTCAGGAATGTGCTCTGCTATTTTCAAGCTCCTGACTTGTTCCTCTGCTGACTGAAGCATTGCTCTCAGCTTCCCAGTGGCTTGTCTGAGGGCTCTTTGGGCTCATTGATCATATCTAGTATCTCAGGAAAAGTCAAGCCCTTGCATCGGTCAAGACTGGTGAGTTCTTCAACCATATTGGCATTTTCAAAGTTTATCTTGTGACTCATTCCATGCAAACTTTATCAATGGGTCAGATTCAACTCTTCCATTGACTTCACTTGCCACATCTACATGGACTACCCGTGCGTGGCCTCTACATGAACCCTTAGCTGAAAGATCTTATCTCCGCCACTGCCACCTTCGATGCAGCCAAAAAGTTAAAACCCGGTGAAGTTGACTGTTGCTTATTTTCTAACTGAAGCACCCGAAAACCTCCATTGTCAGGATCAAACCTTGCAGTAGATCTTCCATCTTGCTTATGCCAGAGATCATGATCAGCCTCCCCTTGAGGAAATTGCATATTTGAGGCCCCTCCAGGCAGGCTCGATCAAGGGACCATTTGTAGGACCCATGGCAGTCAAATTTACCTGAGGATATCCCATTGAAGCTTGTATACGTGGTATCCATGCATGCAGGTAGGTGTATTTGGGTATGGGATGCCGTGCTCACTAACATCAGGTGAGATGACAACCCTTACATTACTGCCAGATTGTAAAATCCCTCTGACCCCGCTATTATGGTTCACATATGCTTCAACCAATCCAAGCTCATGACATGTCCCTTCACCCGCTTGCCTTATTTCAAGTTCACTTGTGATAACCCCAAGTTAAGTTCCTATAACTAGCAAATCTCATATTTGCTCATTATAAGCTTCTAGAACACCACCAGATGTATCACATCAGAGTTGCTGCAAGAGGCTTCATTAATTCTACCTCGGGATTCGCTACAGTTGTAGGGGGGACGGGACTGGCAGTATGGAACACTCCATCACATCCTTCAAAGGCAGAACAAAAAGCTCCGTACTCCAGCAAATCTGTCTTAAAAGAGTTTCAGGTTCTCAGATGCTTTCTCAAGTTTCTTCAAATGAGCATCCTTTCCATCACTGGGATCTCTAACAGTTCCATGGACAATGTAGCCCTTGGAGATAAGAAGCTTGACGTCCTATGAAGCAACGTACCCATCGGCGACTGTCACACACACTCTGCCCTTCTCTGCCATTATCAAAATCAATCCACAGTTTCTCTTGTTTTTAGCTCCTGACTTCCGTCCTTCAGTGTAAAGCCATTCAAATGTTGAAGACATCGAGATGAGGAATAAGCTTGCATGCGGGCTTAGCAATAACCCGATTTTATCTTCAGTAAATGAAACTAACAGCAGTAACCTTTAAGGGATTGGCAATGAGCATCATATCCCAATATCCTAAACCTTGAGCCAATCATGTCAACTAGTGCACAGATTACATGCATCGTTTCCTCTAGCAAATGCCGAAATCCTGTAGTGGTGCACCTGGAAGTGCTGAATGGGAGGAATGAGCATGAAGTCGGCCATGCGCGTGAGATTGGTGCAAAGCATAGCCATGGGTGGTGTGTGAAATGGTTCTTAGGAGTTCGGTGGGTACGAGGCGATGGATTTGATGGCCATAGGAGCATGCATGATGACTACGTGCACATGGGATTTGAGAAATTGGAATGAGTGGAATGATGATCAGAGAAATGGGTGGTGCGGTGTGTTCGAGACTAATGAAAAAGGAATGCAACGTGGGCATGGTGAGTGTGAGGATGTGGCTAACAAATTCAGCTGGGTATGAAATAAGGTTTAGGTTATTGGAAGTGAGTAATGGCAAGGCATGAATGAATGACTATGCATGCATGGTTCCATCTGTAGCATCCCCAACATAAGTCAAATACCATGAATAACACGGTACAGCTTCTGTCCCATAAGGAAAAGGCTGCTGAAGATAACCTGATGAAAAGTGAGGAGGTTGACTAATGCATTGCCCATCAACACCCAGATTCTCTCATGCCCAAATACCCGGAACATCCACCAAACTTCGATTATCGCTACTCATTCCAACCATGGCTGCCACTGGAGCAGCTTGATCTCCATAATTGCTTCATAAGCTTGCCCTGCAGTCGTGGCTCCACTGTAGAGGAAATCGAGGAGAGAGTCCAGCTCTTCATGGTTTAATTCCGGGAGTGTTATGGTATTACTGGGTGCAGCTTTGCATCCCTCTGAGTCCAGCATGTTTTTGAAGATCTCTGACCTTGCTGGCAATAATGCTCTATGTGCAAATAGAGAAGGTCCATTGTGGCCTGGCTTGACTTCAATATCAGTGTGAACTTGGTCTCTGCAAGCAGCAGCCAATCCTCCAAGAAAGCTCAATTTCTCGTTAAGTTCCTCTTCTAAAAGTGACTTGACTGGCATCTTATCTccattaaaaaaacaatggaaattGCTCCAATGCACACTAATACAAGCACAAAACCAGATAAAGCGATGATGGCAATGGTTCTAGGATTCAACTTCTAGCTCTTGTTGACAAAATTTGCAGTTATAGGGAAACCTTCAACACTTCCACTTAGACCACTGCCCATGTAGCTTCCAGATTTAGATGAAGAAGGAATCTCTGGATAATTAATGTACAACACATCATAGTTACCAAAAAGAGCCCTATTTAGAGGCACTTTCTTCTGCCAAAATCTCTCACATGTCAGCATAGCAGTGGTGTTATCAAACTCCTCTCCCAATGGAACCAAGTTAATATCCACTACTGTCTTTCCCTGATTTTGACTGTCAGCACTAGCCCCACTATCTTCACTTGACTCTGCTCCAGATATGTGCCTGCTGCAACCTCAATTGCCAGCTGCGATATTTGAAATAGTCCAACAAACTTTCTTCTTGACGCTCTTCTTATGGTTATTGGTAAACGGGTTCAGAAGGCAAGGGAGTGCCTGAGGGTTGATTATGCATTGGGTTTGCAAAGTTCTTTTGAAATATTCAGCAATTGATCTAGAACTTCAACACATTGTTTCTTCATCTCATATTTCAACTTCCGCATCTCCTCCAATGTTGAAACAATGGGCAGTTGTTAGCGGATGGTGAGGTGGAGCAAGATGGAACATCATCGGTAATCCCAGATTGCCTTGCTTCTGCAGCACCAGTCAGCAAACTGCTATCAGCAGTGGAAAGCTGATTAGTTGCTGTCATTGGGGGAAAGTCCCATATGCCCAGGCAATTCAGGCAGCATGCCAGGGCATTGCTAATATCCCAGTACGGTAAGTTCAAGCAATGTCAGTCACAGCTGGATCCTGATAAACACAGAAACCATATCCCTTAGAGTTCCCTGCGTCTCTATCCTTGACAAGATCAGGACCATGCAAAGGTCCAAAGGAAACAAGCAATTCTTATATTTGTTCTTCAGTGAAGTAATAAGGCAATCCACCTCATGCAGGCACTTTCAGATTCAGATCCCATAACTGTCAATCTCCTCTTCATACCATCATCATTCTCCATCAACCAATCTCCCCAGATTCACAGTCTTAAAGCTTGATAGTCTCTTTCAGGGAAAAACAGAGGAGCAAAGGAGTAGAAATAGGAATAGAACAGGGAACCTTTTAATGAATATGCTAAacccatttcattattttatccaTGAGTCTAGCAATTAGTAGGTTAAGGTGGAAGATGTTTGTTGGGGTAAAACATTAAAATGCAGCAAGTTCTTCAAATGTTAAACtaataaatcatcaaaatgcAGCAACCCAACAAGCAGAGATGAAATCATAGAGAATGAGTcatgagaaatatgaaaaaaatgaaggtgcACTGGAAAGCCATAACAACCATACCTGAAAGCCTCTTCTTCAACTAGTCTTGGGTTGCAACTCCCTGCTCCGTCTCTGGTAAGCGCTCAGCTCAGAATCCCTTTCAAAGATCTCTACTCCAGACTATGGCTCCTTCCCTCTGCCAGAAAACAGCAGCCAAAAACACCACTCTCCTCCCGCTTGCTGCTCCTAGCTCTCCCTAAACCATACTCTCTCTCTGAAGCTCCCTCAAAATATCTCTCCGACCCCCTGCCTGAAAAATATCCCCCAGACCAGCATGAAAAGCCTCTCTGAAAAGCACCACGGTTCCTGCAGCTCCTAACGGCATCCGCTCCTCCTCAACCGTCTGCAGCCTTCCAAAATCTCCTTTTTCTGTGTCTCATCCTCATTGGCTCATTCAATAGCACTAGCTGAATCCATAGCAGCCTCTCTTGAGGCAGCACGTGGCTTTTGAAAGAGCCCTCCACTTGGCAAAGACAATGACCTgcagaaaaaaattgagaacgAGCCCCAAATGGGGTCTACAACTATATAAGTAGACTTCATTGTCATCTCATCCCATTGAAAATGGATCGGATATGTGGCATGTACGGTCCCCATATCAcacaaaataagaataaaaaggaatatgaaCAAACATGTGtgcttgtaaaaaaaaatacaataataagaACAACATTagtttttagaagaaaaaaagtttttaaaataattaaaaataatataaattgtGTGAGcgcaaggataaaaatattaaaaattttcaaaatatcgaATAAAATATTGCATATGAACCACTTTTACAATTTTGCATTATTGATAATGCACATGCTGTAGTTTTGCTAAATGGAATAAATGAGTGGAATGTTTTATAGATAATGCACATGTTATGCACGTGTAGTAATTTTACTAGATGGAACCAATTATTGGAATGTTTTATAacaaaatgtgttttttatatgttttttttataatgtgcaaaaattcatattaatatcaatccgaaattcatttaaaaaaaaaaaaaattaacacactaaaaaagaaattggtaatctatttattttttaaaaactcaaattaaaaatatgataatacctttaagagttttattttttcaagtgtatatacatttttttaacaagttaagtataattaaatttaatttaaaaaaaattatctataagatatgttaaagattttataaattaagcaTAACATTCCTtcacaaattcaaatataaaaaatttattacatataATTCAAAGAAGTAGGAACAACGTAAATTTAAATTGTATACAATAAAATCTAATCATCTAAACTATAACCACTATAGTAAAATCTAATCATTTAAACTATAACCATTATAATTATGACGACAAAGTGGACAATGAGAATGAGATGTAAATCAAGAAGTGATACAATGAGTCTGTGTCTGTAGACTGGGAGGATGATAATCTCATCTCTATCTGCAAACATATCTAAACATAGACTATACTCTGAGTACATCTCATTCTCAAAAAACCtagaaataggaaataaatttatttgaactcCGTTGAGTTCTATATTCCCTATTTGATTAtctaattcattattattttgttctaGTTCTATTTAtctagtttattattattttgttcccGAATCTATATTGTGTGATTTAATATATagccttaaaataaaataacatatcaaACCCTAGAATGTGCCAAAAGATCCCACCTCAACCACCGGTCCACAAACCCCAAAAACCCAACAAATGAATCAAACCCATCAATCCATTTTCAATCCTCCCTTGTTCAAATGAAACCAAAACGTCAACAGAGCATTCAACAAAAAACGTCACGGAGGATAAAAAGCACAAATATTTCACATGCAACATCCACGTGGCATAACCACAAGCAATTTTCAAGCCCTAAAACCCAACCCCAATGCCCATCAAAGTCCCAaccccaaaataaaataaaataaaataaaataaaaggaaaaacaaaaaatcaatcaTAAGAATAGAAAAACCTCATTTCTAGATAAACAAATAGGaactaagaaaaaaaggagTACATTTTCTTACACAAAGATCAAAAACAAGGAAACCAGAATAAAGAaaatcacaaagaaaaaaatggaaaagaaaaatcagtgGTACTTACTTGACATAGTGCTGTTtggatctaaaaaaaaaagtgaaaggatTTGAGGTTTAGGGTGAGGAAGTTCTTGTGCTCAGGCGAAATCAGCAGGCATGTTTAGAGGGTTGGAGGTTTGGAGGGAACAAACACAAAACCAAGtgcattttatatatatatatatatatatatatatatatatatatatatatatatatatatatatataaatggcaAATGTCTCCCACGACTCAATTTAATTGGTGGAATTCTTTTTTagccgtttttttttttttttttttatattacgtTTATAATATGATATATGGTATGTTTGTGGCCTTCCACACGGTCCCATCCCCAACTGACCAGATttttaaattggatttttttaacaatatttcctCTTAAAAttctaggaaataaaaaaaatattaatcttatttaaataggatttttttgaataatattttctaaacttttaaaaaactaaaataagaatcctACGAGGTGTttgtttctagagaaaaaaaaaatatcaaatattaaaataaaaaattatctaaaaggAAGGgagataataatttaaaatttaaaattttaaaaatttattttccttgatttttttcttaataaaaatgattaattagtctaattttaaaaaatgattaaccATTACTAATTTTAAGtgtattgtattattttttagatgaatattacaaatacaaaaaaaatagtatttattttATGGGCATAGAAGAActcatctcaatttttttttcaaacaaaattatttatttattatttataattaataaataagaaatattagtatacaaataataattattttttttaaatgattaataattaaaaaaatatttcttctaatattaatttttattaaaaattactttatatcaattaaatttaaagtaagaaattaatttatttttctacatttcttttatttttaaattttaaattaaagaatcatattttcaatttaaaagtttatccattaaaattaatttgaaattaaaataaaatgaaattattcatttttaaaaaatagaaaaattaatacataaaaaagaaatcagtaataaatttatttttaaaagactcaaattaaaaaaatgataatagatttaatttttttaatactagaataaataaaattcaaaatttatttcataaacattttttttaacaagattagtataataaaatttaatttaagaaaaattaatatgataataCTCATGTCCCGATGTTTATTTATATCAATAAGATATgttaaagattttataaattaagcaTAACATTCCTTCACATTGAAGaagaatattcaaatataaaaaatttattacatataATTCAAAGGAAGTAGGAACAATGTAAATTTAAGTTGTATACAATAAAATCTAATCATCTAAACTATAACCACTATAGTCATGATGAGAAAGTGGACTGTGAAAATGAGATGTAAACCAATGAGTGATACAGCGAGTATGAGAAATGTGTCTGCAAACGGGAAGGTTGACAATCTCATCTCCATCTGCAAATGCATCAAAACATATATGACACTCTAAGTACATCATgcacaaaaaaactaaaaataggaaataaatttatttgaacttTGTTGAGTTCtatatttcttatttgattatctagttcattattattttgttcattGTCTGAATCTACATCATGTGATTTATagtcttaaaataaaataacataacatTAATGTTACACTAATTGCCACAACTATTAACAACTATTAATATAAAGCAAGAATTAGTCTTATACTTAATAAATTTGTATAGATTTGAAATGTTATATATAATaggagaaataaatttaaatttttttataattatttttatattgataaatgAAAGCCACattgttttaaatgtttaaaacaATGTTTTAAGA
Proteins encoded in this window:
- the LOC117930744 gene encoding BTB/POZ domain-containing protein At1g01640-like, producing MPVKSLLEEELNEKLSFLGGLAAACRDQVHTDIEVKPGHNGPSLFAHRALLPARSEIFKNMLDSEGCKAAPSNTITLPELNHEELDSLLDFLYSGATTAGQAYEAIMEIKLLQWQPWLE